The proteins below are encoded in one region of Brachyspira intermedia PWS/A:
- a CDS encoding cyclic nucleotide-binding domain-containing protein has protein sequence MNKYNILNFKKSSIIFIKNKSPKNSFYIITKGKAISYGTLDYNVEFNKGDILGLVNVVLNEPYFYNIKALEDMEVIELTLDEIINTKNRDLTIKIYKYLKSSLETWLGRYYLLISESKEIIKGKTKEEILNMAKVYSKNGFDHAAYRLYNEYIKRFPDDRENIDDVKNKLSNIEPIEEPLSKKDNVFHYKKGYCLYTELEGSDKLYIIKSGKIGIYNVVNLHQITRSIYSKNSIIDGYNPVLEYQPLSTSAIILEDSVLKVLKKEELLNIIENDNSIKLYYIRMLSIKIRNTILKIIALNTDDMLAKLLITLYYIVKTETLPNNIDSIKLPYKVNDIKTILNIKNEETLKRELNKIRAISISNDNYINITDIRSFMAEYKNAINRVTNMNHHA, from the coding sequence ATGAATAAATACAATATTTTAAATTTTAAAAAATCATCTATAATTTTTATAAAGAATAAAAGTCCTAAAAATTCTTTTTATATCATAACTAAAGGCAAAGCCATATCTTATGGAACTTTAGATTACAATGTAGAATTCAATAAAGGAGATATATTAGGATTAGTAAATGTCGTATTAAATGAACCTTATTTCTATAATATTAAAGCATTGGAAGATATGGAAGTTATAGAATTAACTTTAGATGAAATAATTAATACCAAAAATAGAGATTTAACAATAAAAATATATAAATATTTAAAATCTTCATTAGAAACTTGGCTTGGAAGATATTATTTACTTATATCAGAAAGCAAAGAAATCATTAAAGGAAAAACAAAAGAAGAAATTCTTAATATGGCTAAAGTTTATAGTAAAAATGGCTTTGATCATGCTGCTTATAGACTGTACAATGAGTATATAAAAAGATTTCCAGATGATAGAGAAAATATTGATGATGTAAAAAATAAATTATCTAATATAGAACCTATTGAAGAACCATTATCAAAAAAAGACAATGTATTTCATTATAAGAAAGGATATTGTTTATATACGGAATTAGAAGGAAGCGATAAACTATATATAATAAAATCAGGTAAAATAGGTATATATAATGTTGTAAACTTGCATCAAATTACTAGAAGTATATACTCTAAAAATAGCATAATAGACGGATATAACCCTGTTTTGGAATACCAGCCTTTATCTACATCTGCCATTATACTTGAAGATTCTGTACTAAAAGTTTTAAAAAAGGAAGAGTTACTTAATATAATAGAAAACGATAATTCTATCAAACTTTATTATATAAGAATGCTAAGCATAAAAATCAGAAACACAATATTAAAAATCATAGCACTTAATACAGATGATATGCTAGCTAAACTATTAATAACATTATATTATATTGTAAAAACAGAAACATTGCCTAATAATATTGATTCTATAAAACTTCCATATAAAGTAAATGATATAAAAACTATACTTAATATAAAAAATGAAGAAACTCTAAAAAGAGAATTGAATAAAATAAGAGCAATATCAATATCTAACGATAATTATATAAATATAACAGATATACGAAGCTTTATGGCAGAGTATAAAAATGCTATTAATAGAGTAACGAATATGAATCATCATGCATAA
- a CDS encoding DNA-3-methyladenine glycosylase I: MSEICKWAKSEIEIKYHNEEWCQVCHDERKLFEMLILENMQAGLSWKCILDKRENMREAFDNFDYKKISKYDDKKINELLNNKGIIRNKRKINALIVNANKFMEVQKEFGSFDKYIWSFTDGKQMDNKLDDESPLPARNELSDTISKDLIKRGFKFTGSIIIYSYMQAIGIVNDHSINCSYHNK; encoded by the coding sequence ATGTCAGAAATATGCAAATGGGCTAAAAGCGAAATAGAAATTAAATACCATAATGAAGAATGGTGCCAAGTATGCCATGATGAAAGAAAATTATTTGAAATGCTGATACTTGAAAATATGCAGGCAGGATTAAGCTGGAAATGCATACTTGATAAAAGAGAAAATATGAGAGAGGCATTCGATAATTTTGATTATAAAAAAATATCCAAATATGATGATAAAAAAATAAATGAGCTTTTAAATAATAAAGGAATAATAAGAAATAAAAGAAAAATAAATGCTCTTATAGTAAATGCTAATAAATTTATGGAAGTACAAAAAGAATTCGGTAGTTTTGATAAATATATTTGGTCTTTTACCGATGGAAAACAAATGGATAATAAATTAGATGATGAAAGCCCTCTTCCTGCAAGAAATGAATTATCCGATACTATAAGCAAAGATTTGATAAAAAGAGGATTTAAATTCACAGGAAGCATAATAATTTACAGTTATATGCAGGCTATAGGAATTGTAAATGATCATTCAATTAATTGTAGTTACCACAACAAATAA
- a CDS encoding sigma-70 family RNA polymerase sigma factor — MIDDLFIKKLILEYKATRSIEALKEINEHLSNYIYNYPRKVFGVFHDEALEFYSYYIERIDNIIIKYNETDAKFITWFTYTLRSHYLNFLDHKKRKDKYKKQEISIDAPLCGKEALTLHDVLYDSKSYVMNEYTNNYNESNIEKLSLNMFNYIEKEFTDRDSIAFFIHNLELFINLIIQPLMKYFNINYEEAYSIIEKARATYIKKYNEIIKQQDKIAKINAQIEINNKRGLFTVHLASKKQNYIKKLHSIKINVPYEFIAKLLNITNNAVTKIINKIKSSLKEHFNNLSDL; from the coding sequence ATGATAGATGATCTATTTATAAAAAAGCTGATTCTTGAATATAAAGCCACCAGAAGTATTGAGGCTTTAAAAGAAATTAATGAACATTTATCTAATTATATTTATAATTATCCTAGAAAAGTTTTTGGTGTGTTTCATGATGAAGCTTTAGAGTTCTACTCATACTATATAGAAAGAATAGATAATATAATAATAAAATATAATGAAACAGATGCCAAATTTATCACTTGGTTTACATATACATTAAGAAGTCATTATTTAAATTTCTTAGATCATAAAAAAAGGAAAGATAAATATAAAAAACAGGAAATATCAATAGATGCACCATTATGCGGTAAAGAGGCATTAACTTTGCATGATGTGCTTTATGACAGTAAATCTTATGTTATGAATGAATATACTAATAACTATAATGAAAGTAATATAGAAAAACTTTCACTAAATATGTTTAATTATATAGAAAAAGAATTCACAGATAGAGATTCAATAGCATTTTTTATACATAATCTAGAATTATTTATAAATCTTATAATACAGCCATTAATGAAATATTTTAATATTAATTATGAAGAAGCATATTCAATAATAGAAAAAGCAAGAGCAACATATATAAAAAAATATAATGAAATAATAAAACAGCAGGATAAAATAGCAAAAATAAATGCACAAATAGAAATCAATAATAAAAGAGGACTTTTCACAGTGCATTTAGCAAGCAAAAAACAAAATTATATTAAGAAACTGCATTCCATAAAAATAAATGTTCCTTATGAGTTCATAGCAAAACTTTTAAATATTACAAACAATGCAGTTACAAAGATTATAAATAAAATAAAATCTAGTTTAAAAGAACATTTTAATAATTTATCGGATTTATAA
- the glmM gene encoding phosphoglucosamine mutase, which yields MPTLKTSISGIRGIIGDGLDIRAVVDYTAAFACLFPKKAKVLVARDTRITGESILNAVVSTLTASGINVIDIGITPTPTALYMVEKLKIHGGIMISASHNPIEWNALKLIGKGGHFLDEKSVNELMKLYDKKESRFVKALETGTYEKIDNAIEEHIKRILRWIDVEKIKKANFKVACDYVNGTGLFATPPLLKALGVKEVSINNQHTGKFAHIAEPSAASMKSLSDLVKKNKVNIGFTQDPDADRLALVLDDGTIISEEYTLALCAKYLWLVGKGNAAVNLSTSRMIDDLAKEKGYSVDRTKIGEINVSSHVVKNKLYFGGEGNGGIIVPAVTPGRDSLLGIALILELMAKTGKTITELVNEIPKYEIVKEKLEVSKIDEDKFLKQVKEEYPKAKITTIDGIKIDLEEGWLHVRSSNTEPIVRIIAEAKSKKDAKDLITVAMNMIKGVKTPVKPTKETKPKKESVKKTKK from the coding sequence ATGCCTACTTTAAAAACAAGTATATCAGGAATTAGAGGAATAATAGGAGACGGTTTAGATATAAGAGCCGTAGTAGATTATACTGCAGCATTTGCATGTCTTTTTCCAAAGAAAGCAAAAGTTTTAGTAGCTAGAGATACAAGAATAACAGGAGAATCTATATTGAATGCCGTTGTATCAACATTAACAGCATCAGGTATAAATGTAATAGATATAGGTATAACTCCTACGCCTACAGCATTATATATGGTAGAAAAACTAAAAATACATGGCGGTATAATGATATCTGCAAGCCATAACCCTATAGAATGGAATGCATTAAAACTTATAGGAAAAGGCGGACATTTCTTAGATGAAAAATCAGTTAATGAGCTTATGAAGCTTTATGATAAAAAAGAATCAAGATTCGTAAAAGCATTAGAAACAGGTACTTATGAAAAAATAGATAATGCTATAGAAGAACATATTAAAAGAATATTAAGATGGATAGATGTAGAAAAAATAAAAAAAGCTAATTTCAAAGTGGCATGCGATTATGTTAATGGTACAGGTTTATTCGCTACTCCTCCCCTACTTAAAGCATTGGGAGTAAAAGAAGTATCTATAAATAATCAACATACTGGAAAATTCGCACATATTGCTGAACCATCTGCAGCAAGTATGAAAAGTTTATCTGATTTAGTTAAAAAGAATAAAGTTAATATAGGATTCACTCAAGATCCTGATGCAGACAGACTTGCATTAGTTCTTGATGACGGTACTATCATAAGCGAAGAATACACTTTGGCCTTATGTGCTAAATATTTATGGCTTGTTGGTAAAGGAAATGCTGCTGTAAACCTATCTACTTCAAGAATGATAGATGATTTAGCTAAAGAAAAAGGATACTCTGTTGACCGTACAAAAATAGGAGAAATAAATGTTTCTTCTCATGTTGTAAAAAATAAATTATACTTCGGAGGAGAAGGAAACGGAGGAATAATAGTTCCTGCTGTTACTCCAGGAAGAGATTCTCTTTTGGGCATAGCTTTAATATTGGAATTAATGGCTAAAACAGGAAAAACTATCACTGAACTTGTAAATGAAATACCAAAATATGAAATAGTTAAAGAAAAATTGGAAGTATCAAAAATAGATGAAGATAAATTCTTAAAACAAGTTAAAGAAGAGTACCCTAAAGCCAAAATAACAACTATTGATGGAATAAAAATAGATTTGGAAGAAGGTTGGCTTCATGTTCGTTCATCAAATACAGAGCCTATAGTAAGAATAATAGCTGAAGCTAAAAGCAAAAAAGATGCTAAAGATTTAATTACTGTAGCTATGAATATGATAAAAGGAGTAAAAACTCCTGTAAAGCCTACTAAAGAAACGAAACCAAAAAAAGAATCAGTTAAAAAAACTAAAAAGTAA
- the fabG gene encoding 3-oxoacyl-[acyl-carrier-protein] reductase — MDLNLKNKTAIVTGSSRGIGKKIAETLAKEGVNVVITATNLEKASQVAEEIKSTFNVETFAIQHDAKSSESCKEVVAKTIEKFGSIDILVNNAGITKDMLVLQMEDNAWNDVISTNLSGTFYMSREAAKNMLRARKGKIINISSVIGKMGNAGQANYAAAKAGIIGMTKSMAKEFAPRNICVNAVAPGFIQTDMTGVLPEDTVKGIMSITPLKRLGTPEDVSNLVLFLASDMSNYITGEVIAVDGGMSM, encoded by the coding sequence ATGGACTTAAATCTTAAAAATAAAACAGCTATAGTAACAGGTTCAAGTAGAGGAATAGGAAAAAAAATAGCAGAAACTCTAGCAAAAGAAGGAGTTAATGTTGTAATCACTGCTACAAATTTAGAAAAGGCCTCTCAAGTAGCTGAAGAAATAAAATCTACTTTCAATGTAGAAACTTTTGCAATTCAACATGATGCAAAATCAAGCGAATCTTGTAAAGAAGTAGTTGCTAAAACTATAGAAAAATTCGGCTCTATTGATATACTTGTAAATAATGCAGGTATTACTAAAGATATGTTAGTACTTCAAATGGAAGATAATGCATGGAATGATGTAATATCAACAAATCTTTCAGGTACTTTTTATATGTCAAGAGAAGCTGCTAAAAATATGCTTAGAGCAAGAAAAGGCAAGATAATCAATATATCCAGTGTTATAGGAAAAATGGGAAATGCAGGACAGGCTAATTATGCTGCTGCTAAGGCTGGAATCATAGGAATGACTAAATCTATGGCCAAAGAATTTGCCCCTAGAAATATATGTGTAAATGCAGTAGCTCCGGGATTCATACAAACAGATATGACAGGAGTTTTACCTGAAGATACAGTAAAAGGAATTATGAGCATTACACCGTTGAAAAGATTAGGAACACCTGAAGATGTATCTAATTTAGTACTATTTTTAGCTTCTGATATGAGCAATTATATCACAGGAGAAGTAATAGCAGTTGACGGCGGAATGTCAATGTAA
- a CDS encoding DUF721 domain-containing protein — protein MHTIKNTLEEYSDRKLYQNINLANYIKISQKWDDIMGEVLSKICYPSFYRNAVLTVTITDSVWANEIFMNRNNIFKNIKKETNIEVVELKTRIGEVNNNKRVKNTNKKNIEEEKELTKEHKEWIENTIKESGIKDERMKEIFANILKYEDNDDR, from the coding sequence ATGCACACAATAAAAAATACATTGGAAGAATATTCAGATAGAAAGCTATATCAAAATATAAATCTAGCAAATTATATAAAAATATCTCAAAAATGGGATGATATTATGGGAGAAGTTCTTTCAAAAATATGCTATCCTTCATTTTATAGAAATGCTGTTCTCACTGTAACTATAACAGACAGTGTATGGGCTAATGAAATATTTATGAACAGAAATAATATATTCAAAAATATAAAAAAAGAAACTAATATAGAAGTAGTAGAATTAAAAACTAGAATCGGTGAAGTTAATAATAATAAAAGAGTAAAAAATACTAATAAGAAAAATATTGAAGAAGAAAAAGAATTAACAAAAGAACATAAAGAATGGATAGAGAATACTATAAAAGAATCAGGAATAAAAGATGAAAGAATGAAAGAAATATTTGCCAATATATTAAAATACGAGGATAATGATGATAGATGA